The following coding sequences lie in one Alosa sapidissima isolate fAloSap1 chromosome 15, fAloSap1.pri, whole genome shotgun sequence genomic window:
- the LOC121684118 gene encoding serine/arginine-rich splicing factor 1A, whose translation MSGGSSVIRGPAGNNDCRIYVGNLPPDIRTKDVEDVFYKYGAIRDIDLKNRRGGPPFAFVEFEDPRDAEDAVYGRDGYDYDGYRLRVEFPRSGRGMGRGGFGGMGGAPRGRYGPPSRRSEYRVIVSGLPPSGSWQDLKDHMREAGDVCYADVFRDGTGVVEFVRKEDMTYAVRKLDNTKFRSHEGETAYVRVKVDGPRSPSYGRSRSRSRSRSRSRSRSRSKSRSYSPRRGRGSPQYSPRHSRSRSRS comes from the exons ATGTCTGGTGGCAGTAGCGTGATCCGAGGCCCAGCTGGGAACAACGACTGCCGAATCTATGTGGGGAACCTGCCACCCGATATTCGCACGAAAGACGTCGAAGATGTGTTCTACAAATACGGCGCAATTCGAGACATCGACCTTAAAAATCGCAGAGGAGGACCTCCATTCGCTTTTGTCGAGTTTGAGGACCCAAG AGACGCTGAAGACGCTGTGTACGGACGCGATGGCTACGACTACGATGGTTACCGTCTTCGAGTGGAGTTTCCCAGGAGTGGAAGGGGAATGGGCAGAGGTGGATTTGGAGGGATGGGTGGGGCCCCCAGGGGGCGCTATGGACCCCCGTCCAGGCGTTCAGAATACAGAGTCATAGTTTCAG GGCTTCCCCCCAGTGGCAGCTGGCAGGACCTGAAGGATCACATGCGTGAAGCAGGTGATGTATGTTATGCTGATGTATTCCGCGATGGGACTGGTGTTGTGGAATTTGTGCGCAAAGAAGACATGACCTACGCCGTTCGAAAGCTGGACAACACTAAATTCCGCTCACACGAG GGTGAAACTGCATATGTGCGGGTGAAGGTGGATGGCCCACGCAGCCCCAGCTATGGAAGGTCACGCTCCCGCAGTCGTAGCCGGAGCAGGAGCCGCAGTCGGAGCAGGAGCAAGAGCCGCAGCTACTCCCCACGCCGCGGCCGCGGGTCTCCCCAGTACTCCCCGCGCCATAGCCGATCCCGTTCCCGCTCCTAA